From one Dermacentor variabilis isolate Ectoservices chromosome 3, ASM5094787v1, whole genome shotgun sequence genomic stretch:
- the mei-W68 gene encoding meiotic W68: protein MSKYMSLQLARGALRPPSAPNVPDRYTIILKIEAIVLSVIRQIANDEPPCFVYDRRQDWDSVVYCHRRGLVRKDNSAKTVTSFGSATSIRKFALMLKVLSKIHYLLLTNTKSTKRQIFYEDVALFGSQTIVDAIVEDIACMLQVPRRCLNILATSKGVFAGDIRFRDASGNLVDGSVAVTLMPTDVSGISELASSASCILVVEKDASFQKILDDGFLNASSSSGRCVLVTGKGFPDVNTREFVRRLHVELQLPVYALVDADPYGIEILCVYAYGSLAMASETDSLAVPGIRWLGVHPSDIEKFRLRDCPPLSHGDKSKLRDLLSRPYVDANREWKKQLLLLDSMQRKAEIQSLCGIGQHFLTESYIPAKIRLGGWI from the exons ATGTCGAAATACATGTCGCTGCAGCTCGCGCGAGGTGCGCTCCGACCGCCCTCCGCACCCAATGTCCCCGATAGGTACACCATCATTCTGAAAATCGAGGCGATCGTCCTCTCGGTGATCAGGCAGATCGCGAACGACGAACCACCGTGCTTTGTGTACGATCGCCGACAGGACTGGGATAGCGTCGTCTACTGCCACCGCAGAGGACTCGTTCGCAAAGACAATTCCGCGAAGACGGTTACTTCTTTCGGCTCGGCGACGTCTATTCGAAAGTTCGCGCTCATGCTCAAGGTCCTCTCCAAGATTCACTACCTGCTGCTGACAAACACCAAGAGCACCAAGCGCCAGATTTTCTACGAGGACGTGGCCCTGTTCGGCTCTCAGACGATCGTGGACGCCATTGTGGAGGATATCGCCTGTATGCTACAG GTCCCGCGCCGTTGCCTCAACATCCTGGCCACTTCAAAAGGTGTCTTCGCCGGCGACATCCGGTTCCGCGACGCCAGCGGGAACCTCGTGGACGGCTCAGTCGCGGTCACGCTCATGCCGACCGATGTGAGCGGCATCAGCGAGCTTGCTTCCTCCGCCTCCTGCATACTGGTCGTCGAGAAGGACGCCAGCTTCCAGAAGATCCTTGACGACGGCTTCCTCAACGCTTCGTCCTCATCGGGTCGCTGCGTGCTCGTCACGGGCAAGGGGTTCCCGGACGTCAACACGCGGGAGTTCGTGCGGCGCCTGCACGTCGAGCTACAGCTGCCCGTCTACGCCCTGGTGGACGCCGACCCGTACGGCATCGAGATCCTGTGCGTCTACGCCTACGGCTCGCTGGCGATGGCGAGCGAGACGGACTCGCTGGCGGTGCCCGGGATACGCTGGCTGGGCGTCCACCCTTCGGACATTGAGAAGTTCCGGCTCAGAGACTGCCCTCCGCTGAGCCACGGCGACAAGTCCAAGTTGCGGGACCTGCTGTCCCGGCCGTACGTGGACGCCAACCGCGAGTGGAagaagcagctgctgctgctggactCGATGCAGCGCAAGGCCGAGATTCAGAGCCTGTGCGGCATTGGACAGCACTTCTTGACCGAGTCGTACATACCGGCCAAGATCAGACTCGGAGGCTGGATATGA